From Thermofilaceae archaeon, one genomic window encodes:
- the tuf gene encoding translation elongation factor EF-1 subunit alpha, which produces MSSASAQKKPHLNLVVIGHIDHGKSTLMGRFLYELGVVDERTIREYEEEAKKLGKETFKFAWVLDRLKEERERGITIDLGFYKFETNKYFFTLIDAPGHRDFVKNMVTGASQADCALLVVSAKEGEYEAGMSPGGQTREHAFLAKTMGVDQIMVAINKMDTVNYSQQRYEEVKNGVSRLLRMVGYNINKVHFIPVSAWEGVNITKLNKDKTPWYNGPTLLEAFDSFEEPARPIDKPLRIPIQDVYSIKGVGTVPVGRVETGVLKVNDVVVFMPPNVKGEVKSIETHHTRIDQAIPGDNIGFNVKGVERAQLKRGDVAGHPTNPPTVAEEFVGRIFVLYHPTAIAAGYTPVLHIHTATVPVRFAAIEKKLDPRTGAAVEENPAFIKQGDAAIVRFKPLKPVVVEKYSDLPQLGRFAIRDSGRTIAAGVVIDVVPAKVQ; this is translated from the coding sequence ATGAGCTCTGCAAGCGCACAGAAGAAGCCTCATCTTAACTTAGTGGTTATCGGGCACATCGACCACGGCAAATCAACGCTGATGGGCAGGTTTCTCTACGAACTGGGTGTTGTCGACGAGCGAACCATTAGAGAGTACGAGGAGGAGGCGAAAAAGTTAGGTAAAGAGACTTTCAAGTTTGCTTGGGTTCTCGACAGGTTGAAGGAAGAGAGGGAAAGGGGTATTACAATCGACCTAGGTTTCTACAAGTTCGAAACTAATAAATACTTCTTCACCCTTATCGACGCGCCAGGGCACAGGGACTTCGTTAAAAACATGGTCACGGGCGCCAGCCAGGCTGATTGCGCGTTGCTGGTCGTCAGCGCTAAGGAGGGCGAGTACGAGGCTGGCATGAGCCCTGGCGGCCAGACGCGGGAGCACGCGTTCCTGGCCAAGACAATGGGCGTCGACCAGATAATGGTCGCCATCAACAAGATGGACACAGTCAACTACAGCCAGCAGAGATACGAGGAAGTGAAGAACGGAGTTAGCAGGCTCCTCAGAATGGTCGGTTACAACATAAACAAGGTGCATTTCATCCCCGTCTCCGCGTGGGAGGGTGTTAACATAACCAAGCTGAACAAAGATAAAACACCGTGGTATAACGGTCCCACACTGTTGGAGGCCTTCGACTCTTTTGAAGAGCCCGCGAGACCCATCGATAAGCCTCTTAGAATCCCGATTCAGGACGTGTACTCCATCAAGGGAGTGGGCACGGTACCGGTGGGTAGGGTGGAAACCGGCGTCCTTAAGGTCAACGACGTGGTGGTCTTCATGCCGCCCAACGTGAAGGGTGAGGTGAAATCCATTGAAACCCACCACACGAGGATTGATCAGGCGATTCCCGGCGACAACATAGGCTTCAACGTTAAAGGTGTTGAACGCGCACAGCTCAAGAGGGGCGATGTAGCTGGACACCCCACTAACCCACCAACGGTAGCTGAAGAGTTTGTTGGCAGGATATTCGTGCTCTACCATCCCACAGCTATCGCCGCTGGCTACACACCGGTTCTCCATATCCACACAGCAACTGTACCAGTCAGATTCGCGGCCATCGAGAAGAAACTTGATCCAAGGACCGGCGCTGCCGTGGAAGAGAACCCCGCTTTCATCAAGCAGGGTGACGCAGCTATCGTTAGATTCAAGCCTTTGAAACCTGTCGTAGTGGAGAAGTACTCCGATCTGCCGCAGCTAGGTCGATTTGCAATAAGAGACTCCGGTAGAACAATAGCCGCTG